GCTGAGCTAGCCACCCATGTCGTTGAATCAATCAATAGATATTATTATGCTATTGTTGATAAGAAAATGCAAGCTTTTTTTGAAAAAAAAACAAAAATTTTTGGCTAATGTTACAAAATTCAGTATAATGTAAGGGCAAAGGAGGCATTCCCGATGCCAAAGAAGATTCTCGTCGTCGACGATGAAAAGCCGATTTCTGATATTATCAAATTTAATTTAACTAAGGAAGGCTTTGATGTCGACACCGCCTATGATGGCGAAGAAGCTGTTAAAAAAGTTGACGAATACGACCCGGATCTAATGATTCTGGATTTGATGTTGCCCAAAAAAGATGGGTTGGAAGTTGCGCGTGAAGTTCGTCAAACGCATGACATGCCAATCATCATGGTAACTGCTAAAGATACTGAAATTGATAAAGTCTTAGGACTGGAAATGGGTGCAGATGACTACGTAACCAAGCCGTTTTCTAACCGGGAATTAGTTGCCCGTGTGAAGGCTAACCTGCGTCGTCGTGATATTGTTAAAAAAGCAGAAGCTGCCAGCCAAGAAGAGACCGATAAGAATATTAAGATCGGTAACTTGGTCATTATGCCAGATGCCTATATTGTAGAAAAAAATGGTAAGAAGATTGAACTTACTCACCGTGAATTTGAACTTCTTTACTATTTAGCTCAACATATGGGACAAGTTATGACTCGTGAACACCTGCTTCAGACTGTTTGGGGTTATGACTACTTCGGTGATGTGCGGACTGTAGACGTAACGGTACACCGTTTAAGAGAAAAGATTGAAGATAATCCAATCCAACCTCAAATTTTAGTTACCCGTCGTGGTGTTGGCTATTATGTAAAACAGCCGAGTGAAGAATAATAAAGAAAGCCACAGAACCGTTATGGTAGTGGCTTTCTTTTTTATATTTTTTAGATATTGAATGAGTAGAATGAAAAAATTCAAAGCAAGATTAAATAGTACATTTAATTCCATTAATACTAAAATTGCAATTGTGTTCATGCTGATGCTACTGGCAACAATTGAAGTTATTGGAGCTTATTTTACCCGTCAATTAGAGCAAAATAGCATTGAAAATTTCCAATCATCAATCCAGATTCAGACTATCGTCAGCAATCAGTTAGCTAATCAGTTGACCAGTGATAATAAAAATACTAATGATCGCTTGAATCAAATTGTTAATGACTACAATAATGATGCAATTAGTGAAATTATTGTTGTCGATAATAAGGATACGATTCGTGCCGTTTCTAACTTAAATGATAAAAGTAAGATCGGTCAACGGATTAACAATACTGATGTGAAGCAGGTTATTTCAACTGGACATCAAATTAATAAAGTGGTCGATGATCATGGCAATTACATGATTCAAATATCGCCGTTGACTAGTGGCAATGGCTCTAACAATACTGTTGGTGCTGTCTATGTTAAAGCTAGTATGCAAGATGTCTTTAACAATTTGCGCCAAATTTCATTGACTTTCTTGATTGCGTCATTGATCGCGGCTTTATTAGGTGCATTTTTGTCATTGGTTATTTCCCGGGCAATTACGCAACCGATCGAAGAAATGCAGAAACAAGCATTGCATATTGCTGATGGTGATTATTCAAGTCAGGTAAAAATTTATTCCAATGATGAACTAGGGCAATTAGCTAAAGCATTTAATACCCTGTCCGTACGAATTGAACGCTCACAAGAAGAGTCTGATAGTGAACGGCGGCGACTAGATAGTGTTCTGTCACACATGAGCGATGGAGTTCTAGCCACTGATCGTCATGGTAACGTCAGTGTGGTTAATCATATGGCACTAAACTTTTTAAATAAAAAAGAAGACGAGGTTATCAATAAGCCGATTGCTGAAGTACTGGGACTAGAAGATACTTCGTCACAAGATTTGATTTCTAGTCAAAAAGAGATCGTTATTACCCTTGATCCAGGTACGCGGGATGAAATTATTTTGCATGCTAGTTTTTCTTTGATTAAGCGAGTAACTGGCTTTGTATCAGGGTCAGTTTGTGTATTACACGATGTAACTGAGCAACAAAAGAATGAAGATTCACAAAGACAGTTTGTTTCTAATGTCTCACACGAATTGAGAACACCTTTAACAAGTTTGCAGGCTTATATTGAAGCTCTTAATGAGGGTGCTTGGAAGAATCCAGAGATTGCTCCTAAGTTTTTGGAAGTTACCCAACAAGAAACTAGTCGGATGATTAGAATGATCAATGACTTGTTGAGTTTGTCTAGAATGGACCGTGGCGTTTCAAAAATGGATCTAGAATTTGTTAACTTAAACGATTTTGTTAACCATATTCTTAACCGTTTCGATATGATTGTTAAAACAGATAAAAATAAAGAAAAGAAGAAATACACAATTAAGCGTGAATTAGGCAGTCAAGCCTTATGGGTGGAAATCGATACCGATAAGATGATGCAGGTAATTGATAACATTATGAACAATGCAATTAAGTATTCACCTGATGGCGGTGTAATTACTGTTAGAATGACCCAAAACCAAAATCATGTTATCTTAAGTATTTCTGACCAGGGCTTGGGTATTCCAAGAAAAGATCTGGGTAAAATCTTTGACCGCTTTTACCGAGTTGATAAGGCACGTTCCCGGGCCCAAGGTGGTACCGGCTTGGGCTTGGCCATTGCTAAAGAAATTGTGGAAGCTCACCATGGTAAAATTTGGGCTGACAGTAGCGAAGGCAAGGGGTCTACTTTCTATATTTCCTTGCCATATGAACCGATGACAGAGGAGGATGATTGGGATGAAGTTTAAATTCAAATTCGGTGAATTTTTCTTAGGCTTAGCTACACTGATCGTCATTGTCCTCTCAATTGTGCTTTGGATCTTTATTATGACTAGTGATCAGCGCTTTAGTAATATTGGTCAGCAAAATCAAAATAATATCACTAAAGAGCAAACGCGTAGTCACAATTTTAAGTCATTATATGATTTATATATTCCAACTACTTCATATGGTTTTGCTAATGGAAATTTGTGTCAGCTATATGATTCAAAAAATAATTTGACTTTAGAATTTACCAAAGAGATAAAAAAAGCCAAGGCCACTAATAAAATTAAGAAAATAGTTGATACTAGAACTAAATATGAAGAGTATTTAAACAATCCCAACTATGTGCAGTTGGTTTATCCAGATGAAATTACTTTCTCCTTATTTAACCAGTTGAATAATGCCGCAAATGATAACCGCGAGTTTAACCGCTTCTTTATCTCGCAGTCAAATCACTGGATTTATTTGGGAAATGATCAGACTAATGAAATTTATCAAGTAAAAATTGCTGGCGCAAATTTTGATAAACTACGTAAATATGCACGTAATGCTAAGAGCAAGTATCCAGTTAGATTAGTTCGTTTAAAGGAAGGCTATTCACCGTTTTACATCAAGACAATGAATGCTAAAGTTTATAGTTACTTGACTAATCATCAATCGTATTCTTACTTTGTTTCGCGTTTATTAGGTACATCTGGCGTTACTAGTAAGACTAATAAGAATGGTCAAACGGTATATTCTTTGAACTACTATACTCGCTTAAGAGTGCCAGATTCTAATTCAGGTGAGCATAATTATCTTTATACTCATTATGAAAAAAATAAGATCCCCAATACTACTAACCGCTTATTAGATAGCGTTTATTATGTTCACCAATTGGGGTTAACCGAGCAAGATTTACGCTTCTTTGATGCAGATGGTGCTAATGTTAGTTATCTAAACTATATTGAAGGGATTCCTGTTTTCTTAAATAAGCATGATTTGCAAGTCAAGACGACCTTTTCAACAGATTCGATTAATGTGGCCTTTAATAGTGTAAACTTCCAAATTCCAATTCCGTTTGATGGTCAAACTAAGCGGTTAAAACCAACCCAAGATGTTGTTGATGAATTAGTCAATCACGGCCTAAAGCAGGAAGATATTCAACGAATTATCGTTGGTTTTGCTGAAGAAAAGGATTCAAGTCACCATAGTTTGATTAACTTGATCCCAACGTACTATATCAAAGCTTACGATGAATGGAAGAGCCTAGGTGAATGGGAAAAGCAAGACGTATCTACCTACCGTGAAGCTGATCAGTTAACTGTTAACGAAGGGGGAAAATAGAAATGGACCATAAACGAATCGAATGGCTATTTTTCGTTGTTTTCTTTTTAATTGATATTTATCTTGGAATCGAAATTCTCCGTTCTCCCGTTAATTTAAGTAACGCTGATACCACTACTCGCAGCGTTGCTAGCATCCGCAATGAAATGAAGTCAGACAATATTGATTTGCCCGATAAGATTTCGGATGCACCAGATTCTGGTTATTATTTAGCTACCAAGAATCGTGACTACCTTTCTGGCAAAGTTAGCTCGCTGACTAATGTAAATGCCCGCTATTCTAAAAGCGATAATGTGCTTTATGGTGAACCAAGACAAGCAGTCCTTTTGAGTAAAAAAACTAAGGAAGCTTTAGAACAAATTGAAGATTTTAAGAATGATTCGAAAAATATTCCTTATGGTAAAGAATTCAAGTATGAACCTGATATGTCGAGTGAAGACAATTATGTTTTTGTGCAAAACTCAGATTATGGTGAAATTTATGCTAACTCGGCCCAATTGAATATCAATGTAAAAGATAATCAGATTATTAATTTTACTGAAACATATATGGGGCAAGCTAGTCCAGTGCGTGAATTACAGTCAACCATCAGTGCTTGGCGTGCTGTGCGTGCGATGTACACTGATCGTGAGTTGACTAATAATTCGCGCGTAACGCAGGTAAAATTAGGTTACTCCAAACTGACAGAAGTACGTGGCAGCACAATCTTGTTGCCAACTTGGCTGGTTTGGGTAGAAAATAAGACAACTAAAAATATCACGATGAAACGTATTAATGCATATACGGCACAGATGCTACAATCGAGTACCTATAATGTAGAAAAGTAGAAGGGACAAAAATTGAAGGTTTCCGTTTTAGCAAGCGGCTCGACCGGCAATACCAGTTTAATCGTTACAGGCCAGCATAAAATCCTGATGGATGCTGGCATTTCTGGTAAGAAAACTAAAGATTTGCTAGCCGAAGTTGGAGTTGATATTAACGAGATTGATATGGCCTTTTTAAGTCATGATCATACCGATCATAGTGGCGGACTCGGCGTGTTGATGCGCCGTTATCCTAAGATAGATGCTTTTGCCAATAGTGGGACTTGGCAGTATTTATTGGATACGCAAAAAATAGGTAAATTACCGGCTGAACAAATGAATACAATTGAACCAGGCTAAACTAAAACTTTTGGTGATGTTGATATTACTGCCTTTGCAACTAGTCATGATGCAGCTGAGCCGCAATATTATGTGTTTACTAGTGGTGGTAAGCGGGTCGCTTTTTTAACTGATACAGGTTATGTATCAGAAGAAGTTGAAGGGACAATTGAAGATGCTGATGCCTATATGATGGAATTTAATTATGATAATATGATGCTCAGAGATGGACCATATTCCTGGGCACTGAAGCAGCGAATTTTGTCGGATGTAGGCCATTTATCTAATGACGAAGCAGCCCAGGCATTAGTTGATGTAGTCACACCTAAAACAAAGCATATCTTTTTAGCGCATCGCAGCCAACATAATAATACGGAGTATTTAGCTCACGAAACGGCAAAGGAAATGCTGCTTGAGGGGGATGCAAATTTGGATGATGATGTTAAGATTATTGATACAGAACCTAATCAGCCTACAAAATTAGTTGAAATTTAGCAGTTTTCACAACATTTTTTCATATAATATTCAAATTTAATCGGTATGATTAGTAAACAAGATGAGGGGAGAAGCAAGTATGGTAGAAAATAAAAATAATAATAACAATTTACAACAACCTAGAAAAAAGAATACTAATGGTAAAATCATTGCCACTGCAGCGATTGTCGGTGTAGTTGGTGGCTTGATCGGTGGAGGCGTTTCATATTACGCAGCTGATCAAATGAATAATGCATCAGTTAATAATGGTGCTGCTCAAACTAGTGTATCTTCAAGTAGTAGTAAAGTTTCAGAAAAGAGTGCTAAGACTAGTGGCACAATGACTACTGCATATAATGATGTAAAAGGAGCGGTTGTTTCAGTTATTAACTTAAAACGCCAATCAAGTTCTAATAGTACTAATTCACTTTATAATAGTTTATTCGGTAATGATGACAGTGATGATAGCTCTTCATCAAGCAGCAAGGGCAAGCTTGAGACTTACAGTGAAGGCTCAGGTGTAGTCTACATGAAATCTAATGGCAAGGGCTATATCGTTACTAACAACCACGTTATCTCAGGCAGTGATGCTGTTCAGGTAATGCTAGCTAATGGCAAGACAGTAAATGCTAAAGTTGTTGGTAAGGATAGTACAACTGACTTAGCTGTGCTTTCAATTGATGCTAAGTATGTGACTAAGACGGCCGAATTTGGCGATTCTAAGAGCTTACAAGCTGGTCAAACTGTCATTGCCGTTGGTTCACCATTAGGTAGTGAATATGCTTCTACGGTAACGCAAGGGATTATTTCAGCACCGGCTAGAACCATTTCTACTTCATCAGGCAATCAACAAACGGTTATTCAAACTGATGCCGCAATTAACCCAGGTAACTCAGGTGGTGCCTTGGTTAACTCAGCTGGTCAAGTGATCGGGATTAACTCAATGAAGTTAGCCCAATCAAGTGATGGTACTTCTGTCGAAGGAATGGGCTTTGCAATTCCATCAAACGAAGTAGTTACGATTGTGAACGAATTAGTTAAGAAGGGTAAGATTACCCGTCCACAACTTGGCGTAAGGGTAATCGCACTTCAAGGTATTCCAGAAGGCTACAGAAGCCGCTTGAAGATCAATTCTACTTTGAAGAGTGGTATTTACATTGCCTCAGTAAACAAGAATAGTTCAGCTGCTAATGCCGGAATGAAGAGCGGCGACGTTATTACCAAGGTTGACGGCAAGAAGATTGATGATGTGGCATCGTTACACAGCATTTTATACAGCCATAAAGTCGGTGATACCGTAAATGTTACCGTGAACAGAAATGGTAAGGATGTCAACTTAAAGGTAAAACTTGAAGGTAACTAAAAATCAAAATAGAAGTTAATTAAAAGAAAAAAGGCTATATCACGCGGTTTAAACGTAGATATAGCCTTTTTGTTAACTTTTTAAATGTGTAACATCAAATTGTTCGGAATTATTTGTTGTCAAACAGACACCAGCCTGTTGATAAGTGTGGATAACTCTGTGGATTGTGTATAACTTGATAAATATAGGTTTATTAACTTGTGGAAAAATATGATGATTTTGACCTTATTTAGTGAATTCTATTTGAGAAAACAGGCGTTCATGCAGGTATAACAAGCCTTAAGAGATAAAGTTTGTGAAAAAAGGCTTTCATAAAATCGATGTGAATAAAGAAATTTTAGAAAAATTATTAAATACAACTTCTGGGGCATAAGTAAAATAATACCACAAAATGTTGAAATTGGTCTTTGAAGTTTTGTGGAAAAGTTTGGGTAAATAGTGTGGAAGAGATGTTAGTATTGTGCTGGTAGATTAAAATTATGAATGGAAAATTAGCTATGCTTGTTATAATAGAAGCATGAATATCAAAATTGTATGTGTTGGAAAATTAAAAGAGAAGTATTTTAGGGATGCAATTGCGGAGTATGAGAAACGACTCAGTCGTTTTGCAAAGGTGTCCATTGTACAGGTGCCTGATGAAAAAGCACCGGAAAAATTCAGTGCAGCTGAAGATGAGAAGGTTAAAGAGATTGAAGGTCAGCGAATCCTGAGCAAAATTAAAGATAAGGAGTACGTGTATGTGACTGCAATTAAAGGAAAGCAGCGCAGCAGCGAAGAGTTCGCTAAAGAGATTCAGGATCTCGCAACTTATGGTCATTCAGACATTACGTTTGTCATTGGTGGCAGTTTAGGGACTAGCGATGCTGTAAACAAGAGGGGAAATGACTTGATTAGTTTTGGTAAATTGACGATGCCACACCAGTTGATGCGCGTGGTGTTGATTGAACAAATCTATCGTGCATTTATGATTAACTCAGGTAGTCCTTATCATAAGTAGAATATAGAAAAAGCCCATAAATTGGGCTTTTTATTTTTGCATATTTGCAGATTTCACAAGCATATTGAAAAAAACTGTGGCAGGTCAGTGCTTTTTTAGTTTTTTATGATTTAAAAATAGATTTTGTTAAATTATGTTTGGCAACAAAAAAGACGATCTTTCGATCGCCCTGCTAATTTTTGAGCTACCAGCTAGTAGCTCACGCACACGCTGAAGTCTACTTTATCTTTGTAGTAGTATTTCTACCACTGAATTGTGATGGCAAGTGCTTCAAGAGCTCAAGAGGGCTATTAAAAAGTTCCTTAAGAACCTGATTGATAGTTTCTTTGATTAATCCGATTCAGACTCAATACAGCCGTCCTTCGGGGCGGCTTTTTTTATGATGAAAATGGCAAGTCATTGGGTGAAAAGTATTACGCATATCGTGCAGTAACTGTAAATCAAAGTCCCATAACAATTAATGGCGCTAAATTCTACAAGTTGGCTGATAGGGATGCTTATATTAAGGTGACCAATATTAGTGGTCAAGGTCGCGTTTTAAAGCGTAACGCCTACATCTACAGTACATCAAAAAAACGCACTACGCATAACGGTGCTTGGAAGTTGTACAAAGGCTCCACAGTGACAACTTACGGTGGTTCATACAAGTTTAAGAATGGCAAACGCTATTACAGAATTGGCGGACCTGCTAAGCAATATGTAAGGACATCAAATTTTAATTAGAAGCTGAATATCATTTACGACAGCAACATAATAGTTGCTGTTTTTTTGCCTCAAAAACCATAGAAAATCTTCTGTAATCAAGGTAAAATAAAATTGATTTTACAAATATCATGGAGGATGTTGGAATGAGAAAACGATGGACAGCAGCTGTTATTGCTGCTTTAGTTGCCGTAAGTACTGCCGCAACTACTGTTAAGGCTGACGATACTAACACAACAGCTAATACTAATGAGACGCAAGTAACTGCAACTAGTGACCAAACTAATTCTGATTCAGATAAGGTTACTTATAACAAGGCAGATTATTTGTCTGCTAACCCTAAATTAGTGCGAATTAAGCATGCAACTACTGCTTATAAGGATGCTGCATTGACTAAATCAGCACAGAGCGTAAAAGCAGGATCACACTTTTTAATTAGTCGAATTGTTAAATCTGACAACCAAGTACCAATACTAAAGACTAGTGATGGCTTGTATTTGCCTGCTAAAAAATCTTTGGTAACTAAGGTCATAGCCTACCAAAATCCTAAGGGTTATCATCAAGTACATTACACACAAGTTAAACCATACGGTAAGGTGGGTTATAACTTGTACCGTGGCTATGAGGGGATTAAGACTTGGAAAGTAATGCATAGAGTTGGTACTTGGGCAGGTACGAATTACTATAACCAAGCTACTTATAACGCAGTAAAGAACTTCCAACGTAGTCACCACTTGCCAGCAACTGGTAATGTTAACTTAGCAACTTGGAGAAAAATGGGCTTTTCTAAGAAGTCATGGTACAGCATTGATAGCTATGTTGCTCCACTTAAGGCTTATGCTTGGCAAGGACGCAAGGCACATATTGAAGCAATGATTAATCAAGCTTACAAATATATGGGCAAGCCATGGTTAGCAGGTTGTTCAACTAGTCCAAGCTACGGCGTTGATTGTTCTGGTTTAGTAATGCAAGGACTTTATGCAGGTGGAATTAGTCCAGTTCCAACTAGTTCAATCGGTCATGCTCATCCAGGTAACGAATGGAATTCACGCAATCTTTGGGCCGACAAGCATTTAAAGCGTGTTCCATATTCACAAAGAAAGCGTGGCGACTTAGTGTTCTATTACCAACCAGGTACACATACTATTTGGCATGTTGCGATTTACTTAGGCAATAACAGCGTAATTGAAAGCTGGCCACCACGTGTGATGGTTCAACCAATTGTTAATTCACAAAGAAATGTGATCGCTGGTATTAAGCGACCATTTATTTAAGGAAAAAGATGAAAAAATATCTAATTGTTTTATTGGCAAGCTTGGGCCTAGGCTTATTGTTGTTGACTAGCCAAACAGTCCAAGCTGTTGATAATGATGACGCTGCAGCAACTAATCAAACGGCTCCTAAGTATACTGGCCTGAAAAAAGTGGGTAAACATTATGTCTATTTTGACCAAGCAGGTAAGCAACGTTTTAAAAATACTAAGACTAAAAAGGCATACTATTGGATTAATAAAAGTGGCAAGGTTGTCGGTATTAGGAACTACGCTAAGGTAATCAGCCAACTTCCTGAAATGCCAACTGGCTGTGAAATTACTGCCGTGACCATGATGATTAATTTTGCCGGTAAAAAGGTAACTAAACAGCAGGCAGCCAAGATTATGCCGCGCAGCTCTAATTCTAACAAAGGCTTTATCGGTTCGCCCTACAAGAAATATCCGCTCGGCTATTGGGTTGCGCCTAATGGAGTGAAGCCTGTAGTGAAGCACTATATTGGTAGAGCAAAGAATATGACCAATTGTGGCTTGCCCGCAATTAAGGATAAGTTGATTAATTCGCACTTGGTGGTCGCTTGGGTAGGGATGTTTGACGGTATCTCTAATCATGCCATTACCTTGACTGGTTACCATGGCAAAACGATCTATTATAACGATCCTTGGACTGGAACCAAGCGGAAGATCAAGCAAGAAATTTTTGCGACGCACTGGGCCTTAGATGCCCATCGGGCGTTGAGCTATTAATTTTATGTAAATATATTTACTTTTTAGTCATGTTGATCAAGCCACTTCCGCAACATTTCAACATATTCATCTGTTTTTTCTACAAAAGACATGTGGCCGCAACCTTCAAATAGTTGCCACTCACTGCCAGCAAGATGGTCTTGCATCGTTTTAGCCACATAAGGCGTACATAAATCATCAGTCCCACTCGTAATTAGAGTTGGGACTTTTATTTTGCCTAGCTTTTCCGTGTATTCATAATCGTGCAAGTTGCCCTCTGGCGTATATTCATTTGGTCCCCATGCGGTTTCATAAGCAATTTTGCCGCCGCGCTTAGGGCGCATCACGCATTCAGGCCAGGTATTAGTCATGTCAATTGCATGTTGATTCATGAAGTGTTCGTTAGCTCTTGAGTAATCAGGATCAGTAAAATTGCCAGTTAATTCGGCGCGGTGAATTGCTGCTTGTTCTTCGATTGGCAGATACTTGATTAGGCGGTGTAATTCTTTACTCCATAAGGATGCCGATGACAAGGTAGAAGACAAGATCAAGCTTTGAATGCCAGTTGGATGATAATCGCACATGTAGATCAGCGCCAGCATCCCGCCCCAGCTTTGACCTAATAGGTGTATTTGATGCAAAGCCAAGTGTTCCCGCAAGGCCATAAGTTCCTTAGCCCATGTTTCTTTAGTATAAAGTTCAGGATGATCATCGGGGATGCTGCTTTTGCCGCAACCAAGCTGGTCATACATAATGATTCGGCGATCGTCAATTTCAGCTAATTTGTCCAAAACTTCAAAATAATTATGACTTGAGCCAGGACCACCGTGGAGCAAGACGAGTGGCGTTTTTTTGCTTCTTTGACCAACAATGCGGTAATAAGTTTCATAGCCCATGAAGGGCATTTTTCCTTCGATGATTTTCATTTTTTCACCTATTTAAACAAAAATAATGAGATATTAACCAAAATCAGCAGGGTAAAGAAAATGACCCAATCTTTAGCCGTTAAAGGAATGACGACAATTGTTGAGCGTTTTTGCCCTTCAACATAGCCGTGCGATTCCATCCCTTGAGCCAGATTATCAGCTGAGTTTAAGGCCACTAGAATCGCTTTGAAATAAAGGACCGGTGACCAAAAGCTGAGATAAATTCCCCGCATCATCGCGCTAGTTCGGATCTGTTTAACTGCCATCTTCATCTGCGGAATAATGTTGATCGCCGCCAGTACGCCGTAGGCAAATTTACTGAGGAAGTGCAGGTTCTGCTCTAATGATCGGGCAAAGTCTGTA
This is a stretch of genomic DNA from Lactobacillus crispatus. It encodes these proteins:
- a CDS encoding energy-coupling factor transporter transmembrane component T family protein; translated protein: MNPSLKFLLAFIISLEISLKASLVTNLLVITFALVYLIITRIKIKELILIIILPFIAAFTIFATLFWFSPTPNAYYAWNLSTRVYVYTLTIACVTRNNTATDFARSLEQNLHFLSKFAYGVLAAINIIPQMKMAVKQIRTSAMMRGIYLSFWSPVLYFKAILVALNSADNLAQGMESHGYVEGQKRSTIVVIPLTAKDWVIFFTLLILVNISLFLFK